A single region of the Denticeps clupeoides chromosome 18, fDenClu1.1, whole genome shotgun sequence genome encodes:
- the cops6 gene encoding COP9 signalosome complex subunit 6: MAASNGGGMEVDGAASPGVMASGVTGSVSVALHPLVILNISDHWIRIRSQEGRPMQVIGALIGKQEGRNIEVMNSFELLSHTVDDRTMIDKEYYYTKEEQFKQVFKDMEFLGWYTTGGPPDQSDIHIHKQVCEIIESPLFLKLNPMTKHTDLPVSVYESVIDIINGEATMLFAELTYTLATEEAERIGVDHVARMTATGTGENSTVAEHLIAQHSAIKMLHSRVKIILEYVKAVEAGEVPFNHEILREVNALCHRLPVLNTFKFKTDFYDQCNDVGLMAYLGTITKTCNSMNQFINKFNVLYDRQGIGRRMRGLFF; encoded by the exons ATGGCTGCTAGCAATGGTGGAGGAATGGAAGTCGACGGGGCAG CGAGCCCCGGCGTCATGGCCTCTGGGGTCACTGGCAGTGTATCAGTTGCCCTGCACCCGCTGGTCATCCTCAACATTTCTGACCACTGGATACGCATTCGCTCCCAGGAGGGCCGGCCCATGCAGG TGATTGGTGCCCTCATTGGGAAACAAGAAGGAAGAAACATTGAAGTCATGAACTCTTTTGAGCTTCTGTCCCACACTGTGGATGACAGGACCATGATCGATAAGGAGTATTACTACACAAAGGAAGAACAAT TTAAACAGGTCTTTAAAGACATGGAGTTCCTAGGCTGGTACACGACCGGCGGACCCCCTGATCAGTCGGACATCCACATCCACAAGCAG GTGTGCGAGATCATTGAGAGTCCGCTGTTCCTCAAACTCAACCCCATGACCAAGCACACAGAT ctTCCTGTCAGCGTGTACGAGTCAGTTATTGACATCATTAATGGAGAG gCCACCATGCTGTTTGCGGAACTGACATATACTCTGGCCACAGAGGAGGCGGAGCGAATAGGAGTCGATCACGTTGCCCGTATGACTGCCACTGGCACGGGAGAGAACTCCACAG TGGCAGAGCACCTCATTGCCCAGCACAGTGCAATTAAAATGCTTCACAGCAGGGTGAAGATCATCCTGGAGTACGTCAAAGCTGTGGAAGCGG GTGAGGTGCCGTTCAACCACGAGATCCTGCGGGAGGTGAACGCGCTCTGCCACAGGTTACCGGTCCTCAACACATTCAAGTTCAAGACAGACTTTTACGAT CAATGCAACGATGTGGGTCTCATGGCTTACCTGGGCACCATCACGAAGACCTGCAACAGCATGAACCAGTTCATCAACAAGTTCAACGTCCTCTACGACAGGCAAGGCATTGGGCGGAGAATGAGAGGACTGTTTTTTTGA
- the LOC114768364 gene encoding F-box/LRR-repeat protein 12 yields the protein MADAKACALDYFPDNVLVDILFYLDVRELVRAGRVCRRWRRLVKDQRLWRTVDLTTCKGVTAHRLWHVRHYLGCGLRFLSLRGLLFSARGGTFLSEPWLKALASKCPRLRRLSLLHTDLRGLRSCLLMPPTLQVLELHGCEVRPGFFTQSPSETNAEAASGSAGSRGSKDKAVGVSQSRMNVETLVLDNVPSFTDDHLRSLASWQKLSRLELRDVIRVTAAGLRACATGEDGCSAALVRLRGLELGSSGRSGPRLQMASLGLGAGWAGLEELTLGGREVGPGLLCVSRLRDLQRLRLRCCSLSEMQVLRSCRALRSLRRLEFSEVDFQIHQRTPDREGGEDGDAAGDSGGKFNESDPVPTLRRSLATLLPQCVLVFVQCKVTISSD from the exons ATGGCCGACGCCAAAGCGTGCGCCCTGGACTATTTCCCCGACAACGTCCTAGTCGACATTCTGTTCTATCTGGACGTCCGCGAGCTCGTGCGCGCCGGAAG AGTGTGCAGGAGATGGAGACGCCTGGTTAAAGATCAGAGGCTGTGGCGGACAGTCGACCTCACCACCTGCAAGGGG GTCACCGCTCACCGGTTGTGGCACGTGCGCCATTATCTCGGATGTGGCTTGCGCTTTCTCAGCCTGCGCGGCCTGTTGTTTTCAGCACGTGGTGGAACCTTCTTATCCGAACCCTGGCTGAAGGCCTTGGCTTCCAAGTGCCCGCGCCTGCGCAGACTCTCCTTACTCCACACGGACCTCCGAGGCCTGCGCAGTTGTCTTCTGATGCCGCCAACCTTGCAGGTCCTGGAGCTGCATGGCTGTGAGGTCCGGCCGGGCTTTTTCACCCAGAGCCCCTCCGAAACCAACGCCGAGGCGGCGTCAGGGAGCGCCGGCTCCAGGGGAAGCAAGGACAAGGCAGTTGGTGTTTCTCAATCTCGTATGAACGTTGAGACTCTCGTGCTGGATAACGTGCCTTCTTTCACCGACGACCACCTTCGGAGCCTGGCCTCGTGGCAGAAGCTCAGCCGGCTGGAGCTCCGGGACGTTATCCGCGTCACGGCGGCCGGCCTGCGTGCCTGCGCCACCGGGGAGGACGGGTGCAGCGCGGCACTCGTGCGACTGCGCGGTTTGGAGCTGGGGAGCTCCGGCCGATCGGGGCCTCGCCTCCAGATGGCCTCCTTGGGGTTGGGTGCAGGCTGGGCGGGCCTGGAGGAGCTCACCCTCGGGGGCCGAGAAGTCGGCCCGGGGCTGCTGTGCGTGAGTCGACTGCGCGACCTGCAGCGCTTGCGCCTGCGCTGCTGCTCGCTCAGCGAAATGCAAGTGCTGCGCAGCTGTCGCGCGCTGCGAAGTCTGCGGCGGCTGGAGTTCTCCGAGGTGGACTTCCAGATCCACCAACGGACGCCAGACAGAGAAGGCGGAGAAGATGGTGACGCCGCTGGTGATAGTGGTGGGAAATTTAACGAGTCGGACCCAGTGCCCACTCTTCGGCGCTCTCTGGCCACTCTGCTGCCTCAGTGTGTCCTCGTTTTTGTCCAGTGCAAAGTGACAATTAGCTCAGACTAG